From Penaeus vannamei isolate JL-2024 chromosome 37, ASM4276789v1, whole genome shotgun sequence, one genomic window encodes:
- the LOC113814319 gene encoding uncharacterized protein, giving the protein MFPRQPPPVQWAPRDYAAYSATALRPRGAPALASGQGNQWIAPSRPPFPPQQQFGGSPQVPPRPTGYPVAHVSPGAPQGRYGTSLVSAEGNSDVQFLGYKRPQPAGTSMQPVTGNKVQEEIREFMEVMQQHRYKMQAPHHSQVDQIDFQNRNSAYFQEMRRKLMQYQSRLNSAVNPQHSPGLPCNQSNKNAQYDPNQSRASSASPESASVEVNFADSRLSFKIPVLRRDPRSAYSSSRALRNSVSNIESPSCVESITSSQTIKTSPVTSPDPLYNMQNWSAQNAASVHPTRPDSNPYQQPPESTRLTHENNEPVTNLGSPQATNAHFQNQAVGDPTVSSTIRSPVSLEPEEPPTTSEQTALTENAVDARRPSDPVPSDPTPKANVFKPPRRMFSRKGKCLSGLFRKTPQGFPHISFDFEVNCFLCNRMAAGNNVYEHMFFGNLKCIECGHVVRSCEDFKIVRHSNVECGASKRKHRLASWADCPVEFLVYSLEQSLVSNRTEDCAPPSTSDITDELENYMKKLSLLRFYKPWKSAFRKCSEYVKSMNKPEDAQEAINREVVASVIPGDTEEETNLEEATSGILRDTREEINREEGNNVILGDTQEEINNEEVTLGTTQEEINKEEVNKFTLGATQEEIHMEEDNSVTVGATQEIYKEEVNDFTLGATQEEIHMEEDSSVTLGATQEIYKEEVNDFTLGATQEEIHMEEDKSVTLGATQEEIHMEDVFPRETQEEANSEVNNDIRKNSHEEIRGRETSRDASGSTFYDLISSQSERQEEPQVEGISINEALEQYQEHSQPLTDGTVTRGAKQILREKTLNLQMFESDLYSEKDAHDNDASEVSNEQFEDGGDNASTYTQEPVADTPQQRTLWEPNSDDTFASMVEEPEMCEFSASISENQEYERSFGLSKRLSTSSPEPEENQVVYHYPSEKAPEECPMCYYTLCATMFTLNTTNFRLSTECPDCCLKICIVYKDSAKRSKKPKRLKHCL; this is encoded by the coding sequence ATGTTCCCCCGCCAGCCGCCCCCGGTGCAGTGGGCCCCCAGGGATTATGCGGCTTATAGTGCCACGGCGCTGAGGCCGAGGGGCGCCCCGGCCTTGGCATCCGGTCAGGGGAACCAGTGGATCGCCCCCAgccgccctcccttcccgccccagCAGCAGTTTGGTGGAAGCCCCCAGGTACCACCACGTCCGACGGGGTACCCTGTGGCGCACGTGTCGCCTGGTGCGCCACAGGGGAGGTATGGTACATCACTGGTATCAGCGGAAGGCAATTCAGACGTCCAGTTCCTTGGGTATAAACGGCCCCAGCCTGCAGGTACCAGTATGCAACCAGTCACGGGAAATAAAGTACAAGAAGAAATCAGGGAGTTTATGGAAGTGATGCAACAGCATAGATACAAAATGCAAGCTCCGCACCATTCCCAGGTCGATCAAATAGATTTCCAAAACCGGAATAGCGCTTACTTCCAAGAAATGAGACGAAAACTCATGCAATACCAGAGTCGACTGAATTCTGCAGTGAATCCCCAACACAGCCCCGGCCTTCCTTGCAACCAGTCCAATAAGAATGCCCAGTACGATCCGAATCAATCCAGAGCCTCGAGTGCCTCTCCGGAAAGTGCCTCCGTCGAAGTGAATTTCGCAGATTCCAGACTTTCCTTCAAAATCCCAGTTCTAAGGAGAGACCCCAGATCCGCTTACAGCAGCTCAAGGGCTCTTAGAAATTCCGTATCAAACATCGAATCGCCCTCTTGCGTGGAGTCCATAACAAGTTCCCAGACAATTAAGACGTCGCCAGTAACTTCACCAGACCCTTTGTATAACATGCAGAATTGGAGTGCGCAAAATGCTGCCAGTGTTCATCCTACTCGCCCGGACAGCAACCCTTATCAGCAGCCCCCAGAAAGTACTCGACTGACCCACGAGAATAACGAGCCGGTGACTAACTTAGGCTCTCCCCAAGCCACTAATGCTCACTTCCAAAACCAAGCCGTAGGAGATCCAACGGTTTCTTCTACTATAAGAAGCCCTGTTTCGCTTGAGCCCGAAGAACCTCCCACGACCAGCGAACAAACTGCCCTAACAGAAAATGCCGTTGACGCAAGAAGACCCAGCGATCCCGTACCCAGCGATCCCACGCCAAAGGCCAACGTGTTCAAACCTCCAAGGCGAATGTTTTCCAGGAAAGGGAAGTGCCTGTCCGGCCTCTTTCGAAAGACCCCACAAGGTTTCCCACATATCTCGTTCGATTTCGAAGTGAACTGCTTTTTGTGCAATAGAATGGCGGCAGGAAACAACGTGTACGAGCACATGTTTTTCGGGAACTTGAAATGCATAGAGTGTGGTCATGTAGTGAGGTCGTGCGAAGACTTCAAGATTGTCAGACACAGCAATGTGGAGTGTGGTGCCAGTAAAAGAAAACACAGACTTGCCTCTTGGGCTGATTGTCCTGTGGAATTCTTAGTGTATAGTTTGGAACAATCTTTAGTGAGTAATAGAACAGAGGACTGTGCTCCTCCGTCAACTTCTGACATTACAGATGAACTGGAGAACTACATGAAAAAGCTGTCACTACTTCGGTTTTACAAGCCATGGAAATCTGCATTCAGGAAATGCTCCGAATATGTAAAAAGTATGAATAAGCCAGAAGATGCACAGGAAGCGATCAATAGGGAAGTGGTGGCCAGTGTTATTCCTGGAGATACAGAGGAAGAAACCAACTTGGAAGAGGCGACCAGTGGTATTCTAAGGGACACACGGGAAGAAATTAATAGGGAAGAGGGTAACAACGTTATCCTAGGTGATACACAGGAGGAAATTAATAACGAAGAGGTTACTCTAGGGACTACACAGGAAGAGATTAATAAGGAAGAAGTTAATAAGTTTACTCTAGGGGCTACACAGGAGGAAATTCATATGGAAGAGGATAATAGTGTTACTGTAGGGGCTACACAGGAGATTTATAAGGAAGAAGTTAATGATTTTACTCTAGGGGCTACACAGGAGGAAATTCATATGGAAGAGGATAGTAGTGTTACTCTAGGGGCTACACAGGAGATTTATAAGGAAGAAGTTAATGATTTTACTCTAGGGGCTACACAGGAGGAAATTCATATGGAAGAGGATAAGAGTGTTACTCTAGGGGCTACACAGGAAGAAATTCATATGGAAGATGTTTTCCCAAGAGAGACACAGGAAGAAGCCAACAGTGAAGTAAACAATGATATTCGAAAGAACTCACATGAGGAAATCAGAGGGCGAGAGACAAGCAGGGACGCGAGTGGATCCACGTTCTATGATCTCATTAGCAGTCAGAGCGAAAGACAAGAAGAACCGCAGGTGGAAGGAATAAGCATCAACGAAGCACTGGAACAGTATCAGGAACACTCTCAGCCATTGACAGACGGCACTGTAACTAGAGGTGCCAAGCAAATACTACGAGAGAAGACATTGAATCTCCAGATGTTCGAAAGCGATTTGTATAGTGAAAAAGACGCTCACGATAACGATGCCTCAGAAGTCTCCAATGAGCAAtttgaagatggtggtgataacgCTAGTACTTACACTCAGGAACCAGTAGCAGACACACCGCAACAACGCACTTTATGGGAACCTAATAGTGACGACACCTTCGCAAGCATGGTTGAGGAGCCTGAAATGTGCGAATTCTCCGCGAGTATTTCAGAAAATCAAGAATATGAAAGGAGCTTCGGACTTTCAAAGAGACTTTCGACAAGTTCCCCAGAGCCAGAGGAGAACCAAGTAGTGTATCACTATCCCAGTGAAAAAGCCCCTGAGGAGTGTCCTATGTGTTACTACACTCTCTGTGCCACAATGTTTACACTGAACACGACTAACTTCAGATTGTCCACCGAATGTCCTGACTGCTGTTTGAAAATTTGTATTGTGTACAAAGATTCTGCGAAAAGATCAAAGAAGCCAAAAAGGCTTAAACATtgtctgtga